The Coccidioides posadasii str. Silveira chromosome 3, complete sequence genome contains a region encoding:
- a CDS encoding uncharacterized protein (EggNog:ENOG410PGHY~COG:K~BUSCO:4269at33183): protein MPWNEIHDTSAAAFSVPSVLDDPFFQSRDIPTRPHLRIAPLRNPIPPGSRKIPSPLEPATTGIRDSGASKPPNLPSGNPPTELPTLEDFLRAARRDNDLPHILGMLPSSEQPPKTILPAFISLRAVEKLPYSSFSDEAPRKRRRLEHVGDNFGELLQLPIPKVQKEIPKPRPFGPLPILNELKEPPPNAALFPPIEANRRPVILNPPGKGTSPSTEQPSSEQAGERRAQRIEDLIELNDQDGGANMESQASDNRSADTQDTDQAELASDTERVIDGYDKPAARKESKKPKRKLRRWSEQETHDLLRGVVRCGAGNWTSILAQRDLKFNQRTPGNLKDRFRVCCPWAYESGQTPTSDDIQARLADSISNAQSGLVAKIVLPDPRVAKGGLDFNKGSIGTSSLSVANSSRPTTELVRPCRFTAPDLQQKQSKLKQKRSSGLNGSQGLSNKSKSTLISLGLQNPDATVKSTRRHRRPFTPAEDEALLKGYAVHGFQWTLIRQDKHLDLMHRKATDLRDRFRTKFPDVYREGGFATVKKIESNIKGGKTAATDGTKSSLSSTNNAKFANHNSRKADIPTSTSGATAVPIDPAMSPPAPPSSLPEPPNVPVTPSFSFPIDEDVPEENSYAIRWAENTLPPLVWDELG, encoded by the coding sequence ATGCCCTGGAATGAAATCCACGACACGTCTGCAGCGGCATTTTCTGTGCCTTCAGTCCTCGATGATCCCTTTTTCCAGTCAAGAGACATCCCCACGCGGCCGCACTTGCGAATAGCTCCTCTGCGCAACCCTATTCCTCCAGGCTCTCGAAAGATCCCTTCCCCTCTTGAGCCTGCTACTACCGGAATTAGGGACTCCGGGGCTTCGAAACCACCCAACCTCCCATCTGGAAATCCGCCAACAGAGCTACCTACACTCGAGGATTTCCTCAGAGCAGCGCGCAGAGATAATGATCTTCCTCATATCTTGGGCATGTTGCCGAGTTCAGAACAACCACCCAAGACTATACTTCCGGCTTTTATTAGTCTTAGGGCTGTTGAAAAACTGCCTTATTCCTCATTCTCTGACGAAGCTCCGCGAAAACGTCGCCGGCTAGAACATGTGGGAGACAATTTTGGAGAACTTCTACAACTACCTATCCCGAAGGTCCAAAAGGAAATACCAAAGCCACGTCCATTTGGGCCACTGCCGATTTTGAATGAGCTTAAAGAGCCTCCACCAAATGCTGCTTTGTTTCCGCCCATCGAGGCAAATAGACGTCCTGTGATTTTAAACCCTCCAGGAAAGGGTACGTCCCCTTCCACAGAACAACCATCTTCGGAGCAGGCTGGGGAACGCCGTGCACAAAGAATAGAAGACCTTATTGAGCTGAACGACCAGGATGGGGGGGCTAATATGGAAAGCCAGGCAAGTGATAACCGAAGCGCAGATACCCAGGACACGGACCAAGCGGAACTAGCAAGTGATACCGAGCGGGTAATAGATGGATACGATAAGCCTGCAGCAAGAAAAGAGTCTAAGAAACCGAAAAGGAAACTTCGAAGGTGGTCGGAGCAAGAAACTCACGATCTTCTCCGCGGTGTAGTGAGATGCGGTGCTGGTAATTGGACTAGCATTCTCGCACAACGGGATCTCAAATTCAATCAGAGAACTCCTGGGAATCTGAAAGATAGGTTTCGAGTGTGTTGCCCGTGGGCATACGAATCGGGGCAGACACCCACTTCAGATGATATCCAAGCTAGGTTGGCCGACAGTATAAGCAACGCCCAATCTGGCCTGGTTGCAAAGATAGTTCTCCCTGATCCCAGAGTGGCTAAGGGTGGTCTAGACTTTAACAAAGGGTCTATCGGAACCTCGAGCTTATCAGTAGCAAACTCCAGCCGCCCTACTACTGAGTTGGTTAGACCATGCAGATTTACGGCCCCAGACCTTCAGCAAAAGCAGTCAAAGTTGAAACAGAAGCGTTCTTCAGGGTTGAATGGAAGCCAGGGTCTATCTAATAAATCTAAATCTACCCTCATATCGCTCGGCTTGCAAAACCCGGATGCGACCGTTAAGTCAACTCGGCGACACCGCCGTCCCTTCACTCCTGCTGAAGATGAAGCGCTGCTCAAAGGTTATGCTGTCCATGGATTTCAATGGACCTTGATCCGTCAAGATAAGCATTTGGATTTGATGCATAGGAAGGCTACGGACTTACGGGACCGTTTTCGGACAAAATTCCCTGATGTCTATCGCGAGGGTGGCTTTGCCACCGTGAAAAAAATAGAAAGCAATATCAAGGGCGGCAAAACGGCAGCTACAGACGGGACGAAATCGAGCCTTTCATCTACGAACAATGCTAAGTTTGCGAACCATAATTCTCGAAAAGCGGACATACCTACCTCTACCAGTGGTGCAACCGCAGTTCCTATTGACCCAGCCATGTCGCCTCCCGCACCACCATCAAGTCTTCCCGAACCACCTAATGTACCAGTCACTCCGTCATTTTCATTTCCAATTGACGAGGACGTGCCGGAAGAAAACAGCTATGCTATTCGCTGGGCAGAAAACACTTTACCTCCATTAGTATGGGATGAGCTAGGATAA
- a CDS encoding uncharacterized protein (EggNog:ENOG410QDP4~COG:S~BUSCO:7522at33183): MSSSHFPTPTLAEPHSESDAATQSDVSYHLAREQMSDRYDEGCGDEDEDRDFEPESDEWEEEDDDDEDEEDNLDHELLEDEAVRELLDQEDGDVHIEFTVEDSDQAEDAEGDNTTRTGATREQLFRLLGATGLRRILQTHGLWRGQASHNEDDEDAFVFGSYGFRRRRRQKPVEDLYPKVPSEAGAELMVSGTFGSNPYYLDRIKNRRTKFGTKMLWRELGLGPRGADLRAARAIPQGLIPSSVPDKIVHFDSRCYSGQFSDDGNFFFCCGQDFKVRMYDTSNPCDWKYYKTVECPFGQWTITDASLSPDNKYLACSSISNVVCLASTDPASSADPHILDFAKSRRLRGPNLQGFNHPASGAFGIWSIRFSGDGREIVAGTSDRSVVVYDIETQQPILRLQNHEDDVNAVCFGDNSSPHILYSGSDDTTLRVWDRRSMADGREAGVFLGHTEGLTFVDSKGDGRYVLSNGKDQLMKLWDLRKMMTISKFDTIDPSRYSTGFDYRFMNFTDEDYQPHPYDCSVVTFRGHSVLRTLIRCHFSPPQSTNSRYVYTGSESGKVYIYNLDATIAGIVDVAKATYLTRPMDPDIYGPASHYRRLDNQWKTVVRDASWHPSAPILAATSWNGWGMSMGTCTVHSWNDDALDDEGDPPLGQSYNARLEYVESFNRFSDLNRDSDHSNPSASHGLRSQPVHRQTRQSDAGESSESIW; encoded by the exons ATGAGCTCGTCCCATTTTCCCACCCCGACTCTGGCTGAACCGCATTCAGAATCAGACGCAGCCACACAGTCTGATGTGTCATATCACCTTGCACGTGAACAAATGAGCGATAGGTATGATGAAGGCTGTggcgatgaagatgaggatcGAGATTTTGAACCTGAATCGGATGAgtgggaagaagaagatgatgatgatgaagatgaggaagATAACCTGGACCATGAGCTCCTCGAAGACGAGGCAGTACGCGAGCTACTAG ACCAAGAAGATGGAGATGTACACATCGAATTTACGGTGGAGGACAGCGACCAAGCTGAAGATGCGGAAGGTGATAACACTACCCGCACTGGCGCTACTCGAG AACAGTTATTTCGGTTACTGGGGGCAACTGGACTCAGACGCATCTTGCAGACACATGGATTATGGAGAGGACAGGCTTCTCACAacgaagatgatgaagatgcatTTGTTTTTGGTTCTTATGGCTTCAGGAGACGACGAAGGCAGAAGCCCGTTGAAGATCTATACCCAAAAGTTCCCAGCGAAGCGGGAGCTGAATTAATGGTGTCCGGAACGTTCGGCAGTAACCCATACTATCTCGATAGAATTAAGAATAGAAGAACAAAATTTGGGACAAAAATGTTGTGGAGAGAGTTGGGCTTAGGGCCTCGTGGCGCCGACTTGAGAGCTGCCAGGGCGATTCCGCAG GGCTTAATTCCGAGCTCCGTCCCGGACAAAATCGTACACTTTGATTCTCGATGCTATTCAGGACAGTTCTCCGACGATGgtaattttttcttttgctgtGGCCAGGATTTCAAAGTCCGCATGTATGATACTTCTAATCCTTGCGACTGGAAGTACTACAAGACAGTTGAGTGTCCATTTGGCCAGTGGACCATTACAGACGCTTCGCTAAGTCCAGATAATAAGTATCTGGCTTGTAGCTCTATCAGTAATGTTGTGTGTTTGGCTAGCACAGATCCAGCATCAAGCGCGGATCCGCATATATTGGATTTTGCTAAATCTAGACGACTTCGAGGTCCCAATCTTCAAGGATTCAATCATCCTGCAAGCGGGGCCTTTGGT ATATGGTCTATTCGATTCTCAGGCGATGGGCGGGAAATTGTTGCTGGAACTTCAGACCGCTCCGTTGTCGTATATGACATTGAAACACAGCAGCCGATCTTACGGCTTCAAAACCATGAAGATGATGTGAATGCTGTCTGTTTTGGGGACAACTCGTCCCCGCATATTCTCTATTCTGGATCCGATGATACAACCCTAAGGGTTTGGGACCGACGGTCCATGGCAGACGGGCGAGAAGCAGGAGTATTTCTCGGCCATACAGAAGGCTTAACCTTTGTTGACAGCAAAGGGGACGGTCGATACGTGCTCTCCAATGGAAAGGACCAGCTGATGAAATTATGGGACCTTCGGAAAATGATGACCATTTCGAAATTCGATACAATTGATCCGAGTAGATATTCCACTGGATTCGATTACAGATTTATGAATTTTACGGATGAGGACTATCAACCACACCCGTATGACTGTTCTGTGGTTACATTTCGTGGGCACAGCGTTCTGAGAACGTTGATCAGATGTCATTTCTCACCACCACAGAGCACCAACTCTAGATATGTCTACACTGGCAGTGAAAGTGGAAAGGTCTATATATATAACCTGGATGCTACTATTGCCGGAATAGTGGATGTCGCAAAAGCAACATACCTAACTCGACCCATGGACCCGGATATTTATGGCCCAGCATCCCATTATAGGAGACTCGATAATCAATGGAAGACCGTCGTCCGGGATGCAAGTTGGCACCCGAGCGCTCCTATCCTAGCAG CCACTTCTTGGAATGGATGGGGCATGTCCATGGGAACGTGTACTGTACACTCCTGGAATGATGATGCTTTAGATGATGAAGGTGATCCGCCTCTTGGCCAGAGCTATAACGCGCGTTTGGAATACGTCGAATCCTTTAATCGATTTAGTGATTTAAACCGCGATAGCGATCATAGCAACCCTAGTGCTAGTCACGGGCTGAGAAGTCAACCAGTTCACCGACAGACTCGGCAGTCAGATGCTGGAGAATCGTCGGAAAGTATTTGGTAA
- a CDS encoding uncharacterized protein (EggNog:ENOG410PP6N~COG:S) — MATEDDNFDIDIYGDAGGYNGNENEGDYKGEEPELILDAPETSHQNGIGDGGASGGNNNATENGNHKIFKTEESGQPGKSASDNLQVPQQGVKRKESPTDRPTDPDATSALYISDLYWWTTDDEIRGWVNAAGCESELKDVTFSEHKVNGKSKGQAFVEFTSPQAATAAKHQIESLNAAQQSARKYSVNYTQPHTNPFRTLPKDNPMRGKDDRSRSSSAGFNSPVQGMNFGMGNTGGYRGGRGGGFNRGGMNMGGFNANRNFSNPMGSGGFQGGAMGGAGFQGTPVGGMQPYGGFGNRGGMMGSNMRGGPNMRGRGGMGGPMGGNMMPVGGMGGVGMGGMGMGGMGGMGGMPNQMGGMMGGMQGGMGMQGQGFQGQNPHFNPAFFGQHGGSDGAWNPHGAKRTRQE; from the exons ATGGCCACTGAAGATGATAATTTTGACATTGACATTTATGGCGATGCAGGGGGGTACAATGGCAATGAAAACGAGGGAGATTATAAGGGGGAAGAGCCTGAGCTCATCCTCGATGCACCTGAGACATCCCATCAGAATGGGATAGGCGACGGCGGTGCCTCTGGTGGTAATAATAATGCTACTGAGAACGGCAATCATAAGATCTTTAAGACGGAAGAGTCGGGTCAACCCGGTAAATCGGCTTCTGATAATCTCCAAGTACCCCAACAGGGTGTCAAACGGAAAGAGAGCCCGACGGATAGGCCCACAGACCCAGACGCAACCAGTGCTTTGTACATTTCCGATCTCTATTGGTGGACTACCGACGATGAGATACGCGGATGGGTAAACGCGGCCGGCTGCGAGAGCGAGCTCAAAGACGTTACATTCAGCGAACACAAGGTGAACGGTAAAAGTAAAGG ACAAGCTTTTGTGGAGTTTACTTCGCCGCAGGCAGCAACGGCTGCGAAACATCAAATCGAATCTCTCAACGCCGCCCAGCAAAGTGCAAGGAAGTACTCGGTCAATTACACTCAGCCACATACCAATCCATTCCGTACACTTCCGAAGGATAACCCCATGCGAGGGAAGGATGACCGTTCGAGGTCTTCGTCCGCAGGCTTCAATTCGCCGGTCCAGGGGATGAACTTTGGCATGGGCAACACTGGTGGGTATAGGGGTGGTCGTGGCGGCGGATTCAACCGTGGAGGCATGAACATGGGTGGCTTCAATGCTAACCGCAATTTCTCCAACCCAATGGGCTCCGGTGGGTTTCAGGGCGGTGCGATGGGAGGCGCTGGCTTCCAAGGAACACCTGTCGGAGGCATGCAACCTTACGGAGGCTTTGGTAACCGCGGAGGTATGATGGGATCGAACATGCGAGGTGGTCCAAATATGCGAGGCCGTGGAGGCATGGGTGGGCCTATGGGCGGAAATATGATGCCTGTCGGTGGCATGGGAGGGGTTGGTATGGGCGGCATGGGAATGGGTGGTATGGGAGGTATGGGAGGAATGCCCAATCAGATGGGTGGCATGATGGGTGGAATGCAAGGTGGTATGGGAATGCAAG GGCAAGGTTTCCAGGGCCAGAATCCTCACTTTAACCCAGCGTTCTTTGGCCAACATGGAGGCAGTGATGGCGCCTGGAACCCCCATGGAGCAAAACGCACCCGCCAGGAATGA
- the SSS1 gene encoding Sec61p translocation complex subunit (EggNog:ENOG410PRYA~COG:U~TransMembrane:1 (o37-55i)~BUSCO:16940at33183), producing the protein MSETFQELADIPKDFVKDGMLFVNRCTKPDKREFLKISQAVGFGFLIMGAIGYFIKLIHIPVNNILVGGA; encoded by the exons ATGTCCGAGACATTTCAGGAACTGGCCGATATCCCCAAGGATTTCGTCAAGGATGGCATGCTCTTCGTTAACCGATGCACGAAGC CCGACAAGCGCGAGTTTCTTAAGATCAGCCAGGCTGTCGGATTTGGTTTTCTCATTATGGGAGCCATAGGATACTTCATCAAATTAA TACATATTCCCGTCAATAATATCCTAGTAGGAGGCGCATAA
- the SNX3 gene encoding Sorting nexin-3 (EggNog:ENOG410PNAS~COG:U~BUSCO:14937at33183), which produces MQALPEARQQTFEEIYGPPENFLEIEVRNPQTHGTSRNMYTSYEIVCRTNIPAFKLKHSVVRRRYSDFEYFRDILERESARVTIPPLPGKVFTNRFSDDVIEHRREGLQRFLQIVVGHPLLQTGSKVLASFVQDPNWDRNAW; this is translated from the exons ATGCAGGCCCTACCAGAGGCGCGACAACAAACCTTCGAGGAGATATACGGACCGCCAGAGAATTTCCTCGAAATCGAA GTGAGAAATCCTCAAACCCATGGCACATCTCGCAACATGTACACCTCCTATGAGATTGTCTGCCGCACCAATATCCCAGCCTTCAAACTAAAGCACTCCGTCGTGCGCCGTCGCTACTCCGATTTCGAATACTTCAGAGACATCCTGGAGCGAGAAAGCGCACGGGTCACCATTCCACCGCTCCCGGGGAAGGTTTTCACGAATCGCTTTAGTGACGATGTTATTGAGCACCGACGGGAAGGCTTGCAGCGGTTCTTGCAGATCGTTGTAGGTCATCCGCTGCTGCAGACGGGAAGTAAAGTCCTGGCCAGCTTTGTTCAAG ATCCAAACTGGGATCGCAATGCATGGTGA